The genomic DNA AGAGACCATTCTCCTTTTACTTTTTCAAGACCGCGCAGCAGAAATTGTCGAAACCCTCTGGCGCCTTTTATTTGTCCAAATACAGGTTCAACTGTCTGCTTCCTCAGTTTGTATTTTCTACCCCCCTGTTTCGTCCTTAGTTTTCTTCTCATCCTGTCTATGACTGACAGACTGCATGGTATCCGCCCGCGTGGCGCCATCTCTGCTTTTTTATTATGTTTTTGTTTGTCCGGTGCTATAAATGCCTCAACTTCCTGATCCTTTAACCACTCAACATTCTCACTGCTAAAATATCCCGCATCCGCAGACACTTCTTTCGGCACTTCGTCCGTTAATTCCATTATCTTCCCGATCATCGGTTTGATATGGTTTTTATCTACCGATTTATTTGACACATCAGCAGCTACTATTACCTGTGATGACGCATCCACTGCCGCCTGAGCATTATA from Nitrospirota bacterium includes the following:
- a CDS encoding transposase; its protein translation is YNAQAAVDASSQVIVAADVSNKSVDKNHIKPMIGKIMELTDEVPKEVSADAGYFSSENVEWLKDQEVEAFIAPDKQKHNKKAEMAPRGRIPCSLSVIDRMRRKLRTKQGGRKYKLRKQTVEPVFGQIKGARGFRQFLLRGLEKVKGEWSLICTAHNLLKLYSAGFTVSARS